Proteins encoded in a region of the Vicia villosa cultivar HV-30 ecotype Madison, WI linkage group LG5, Vvil1.0, whole genome shotgun sequence genome:
- the LOC131607364 gene encoding L-ascorbate oxidase homolog has translation MARGAILALMVCLMATTAVRSEDPYVYYTWNVTYGTVAPLGIPQQGILINGLFPGPEINGTSNNNIVINVFNNLDEPLLFTWSGIQQRKNSWADGTLGTQCPIPPGTNYTYKFQVKDQIGSYFYYPTTGLQRAAGGIGGIRVFSRLLIPVPYADPADEYWVLIGDWYGKSHTTLRQYLDSGRSIGRPDGIHIMGKSNSIEPLYTMEPGKTYKYRICNVGLKESLNFRIQGHPMKLVEMEGSHLVQNNYDSLDVHVGQCYTVLVTADKEPRDYHLVASTRFTQKVTTTTAIIRYSNGVGPASPILPPAPAGWVWSMNQLRSFRWNLTASAARPNPQGSYHYGLINITRTIKLVNSNSRVNGKLRYGINGVSHVNPETPLKLAEYYGVADKVFKYNTISDNPPAVINDLTLAPNVINATFRTFIEIILENPTKCIQSYNLDGYSFFVTAVEPGRWTPEKRSTYNLLDAVSRHTVQVFPKAWAAIMLTFDNAGMWNLRSLQAENNYLGQQLYISVLSPEKSNRDEYNLPDNQLVCGIVKDLPRPAPKYN, from the coding sequence atggCTCGTGGGGCTATTTTGGCTTTGATGGTTTGCCTTATGGCAACAACAGCAGTAAGGTCTGAAGATCCTTATGTTTACTACACATGGAATGTTACATATGGTACCGTTGCTCCTTTGGGGATTCCTCAACAAGGAATCCTCATCAATGGACTTTTCCCCGGACCTGAAATCAATGGTACCAGTAATAACAACATTGTAATTAATGTTTTTAATAATCTAGATGAGCCACTCCTTTTCACATGGAGTGGTATTCAACAAAGGAAAAACTCCTGGGCGGATGGTACATTGGGAACCCAATGTCCCATTCCTCCGGGAACGAACTATACATATAAATTTCAAGTTAAGGATCAAATCGGTAGTTACTTTTACTACCCTACCACCGGCCTCCAAAGAGCGGCTGGTGGTATAGGTGGAATTAGAGTTTTCAGCCGGTTGTTGATTCCTGTCCCGTATGCTGATCCTGCTGACGAATACTGGGTCCTTATCGGTGATTGGTACGGTAAAAGCCACACCACTTTGAGACAATATCTAGACAGTGGTCGATCCATTGGAAGACCTGATGGTATCCACATCATGGGAAAATCCAACAGTATTGAACCACTATACACCATGGAGCCAGGAAAAACCTATAAATACAGAATCTGCAACGTTGGTCTCAAAGAGTCTCTCAACTTCAGAATCCAAGGTCACCCAATGAAACTGGTTGAAATGGAAGGCTCTCACCTAGTACAAAACAACTACGATTCCCTCGACGTTCACGTCGGACAATGCTACACAGTCCTCGTGACCGCCGATAAGGAACCCAGGGACTACCACTTGGTGGCTTCCACTCGTTTCACCCAGAAGGTTACAACAACAACCGCTATTATCCGTTACTCAAATGGTGTAGGCCCTGCCTCTCCCATTCTCCCACCTGCTCCGGCGGGCTGGGTCTGGTCTATGAACCAGCTCCGTTCTTTCCGTTGGAACTTAACCGCTAGTGCTGCCAGGCCCAACCCACAGGGCTCTTACCATTACGGTCTGATCAACATCACCCGTACCATCAAGCTTGTTAACTCTAATTCCAGGGTTAACGGAAAGCTCCGTTATGGGATTAACGGAGTTTCTCACGTCAACCCTGAAACCCCGCTCAAGCTCGCTGAATACTACGGTGTTGCTGATAAGGTTTTCAAATACAACACCATCTCTGATAACCCCCCTGCCGTCATCAATGATCTGACCTTGGCTCCCAACGTAATCAACGCCACCTTCCGTACCTTCATCGAGATCATCCTCGAGAATCCCACCAAGTGCATTCAGTCCTACAACTTGGATGGCTACTCTTTCTTCGTGACGGCTGTTGAGCCAGGGAGATGGACACCCGAAAAGAGAAGTACCTACAACCTTTTGGATGCAGTAAGCAGACACACAGTGCAAGTGTTCCCCAAGGCATGGGCTGCAATCATGTTGACATTCGACAATGCTGGTATGTGGAACTTGAGATCTTTACAAGCCGAGAACAATTACCTTGGTCAACAATTGTACATTAGTGTCTTGTCTCCTGAAAAATCCAACAGGGATGAGTACAACCTTCCCGATAATCAGCTTGTTTGCGGCATCGTCAAAGATTTGCCAAGGCCTGCACCAAAGTACAATTAA